A window of Pseudomonadota bacterium genomic DNA:
GAGCACGCCCTGGATGTACGACTCGAGATCGACGTAGTTGACCACGTTCAGGCGCCCCCCCGCCGACCGAAGCAGCACCATCTGCCCCCGGTACAACCGACCGTTGAGGGCGATGGCGCCGTTGCGAGGCCGCACCATGAGCGACGGCTGGATGTAGGTTCTCCCCCCGACAACCACGCCGCCGGACGGCGCGATGACCGCGGTCACCGCGTCAGGAAGGCCCGCGATGTGCTGCCCGTCGGCGTCTGCCAGCTCGAGGCCCTCGGCACTGGAGAGACGGCAGGCCTCGACCTCGAACGCGAGGCCCACACGTATGACATAGCCGCGCGCGGCGCAAGGCGCGACGCCAGAGCAGAGCATGAGGAGAACCAGGAGCAGGAGGCGGCGTGGGGCGAGGGACAGGACGTTCGGTTCCCTTCGAGGGCTGTGCGAGGCGGCGACGCGAGCGCGCTCGGCGGGAAAGGATTTGTATGAAATCCTCCAGAAACCCTGCCCTCTGCCGACGCCGCACCCCACCTCGGCGTGCCCCCACGGGCGAACGCCCGCATCGGTCTGCCGGCGCGGGCCTGATGAGAAGCACCGCCATTCCGATGCGAGCGCGGAGCAAGAGGAGACGCGATGACCAAGGCCGCTCCAGACGCACAGCTGGAGAAACTCAAGGCGCGGGTGGCCGAGTCCCCGCGCGATGCCTCGGGTCACTACGAGCTGGGCATCCTCTACGCCCAGCGCGGCCAGAATGCGCTTGCGTGCACGCAATGGCGGAAGGCGCTGCAGATCGACCCGAAGAACGCCCAGGCGCGCTACTTCCTCGCGAAGACCCTCCTGGCAGACCGCCGTCTCGATGAGGCCGCCGCCGAGTACCGCATCGCGGTGGGCGAGAACCCCGAAGACTTCTATGCCTTCAACAACCTCGGCTACATCTACGCTGAGCAGGGGCTCTTCACAACCGCCATCGAGATGCTCGATCGGGCCGTGGCCATCCGCCCTTCATACGGGCAGGCCCACTACAACCTGGGGCTCGTCCACTCCCGGCGCAACGACGCGGGCCTGGCCATACGCGAATACGAGATCGCCCTCTCCATCGACCCCTACGACGTCTACGCCCACAACAACCTCGGCCTGCTGCTGGCCCGCGTGGGGCGCGTCGATGACGCGGAGCGCGAGTTCCTCAGCGCCCTGGCCATCGATCCGAACGATCTCTACGCGCACAACAACCTCGGCAAGATCCACGAGCGCCGCGGCGACCTGTCGCAGGCCATACAGGCATTCGAGCGCGCCCTGGGCATCGACGCCAACGACGTCTACGCGCGCAACAACCTGGGGCGCGTGCTCGTGCGCCTCGAGCGGTACGACGAGGCCACCCTGCACTTCCAGAAGGTTCTCGAGCAGAACCCCAACGACCCGGTCGCGTGGCACAACCTCGGCCAGATGCATGCCCAGCGCAGCAGCTGGTCTGTGGCCGCGGACCACTACAAGCGCGCCATCGCGCTCAACCCGAGAGACGCCTACGCACGAAACAACCTCGGACGCGCCTATCTCGCCCTCGGACACCTCCTCGAGGCCGACACCGAGTTCCGCGCGTCGCTGCAGCTGAATCCCCGCGACACATTCGCCCACAACAACCTGGGGCTCTGCCTGGTGCGCCAGGGGCGCGTCGACGAAGCCATCGAGCAGCTGCACGAGGCGCTTCGAATCGACCCCCGCAACACCCTGGCCAACAACAACCTCGGCTTCGCCTACATCTCGCAGAATCGTTTCGAAGACGCCATCGCGCACTTCGAGCAGGTCCTCGCCATCGACCCGGACGACGGCTACGCGCTCACCAACCTTGGGCTGGCCTGCACCCGCCTGGGGCGCAACGCCGACGCGGTGCGCCACTACCAGCGGGCCCTCGAGACCCGACCTGACGACCTGCAGACGCTGAACTACCTCGGCCTCGCGCAGAGCGCGCTCGAGCACCACGAAGAAGCCATCGCCATCATGTCTGAGGCCGTCGCGCTGGCCCCGG
This region includes:
- a CDS encoding tetratricopeptide repeat protein; amino-acid sequence: MTKAAPDAQLEKLKARVAESPRDASGHYELGILYAQRGQNALACTQWRKALQIDPKNAQARYFLAKTLLADRRLDEAAAEYRIAVGENPEDFYAFNNLGYIYAEQGLFTTAIEMLDRAVAIRPSYGQAHYNLGLVHSRRNDAGLAIREYEIALSIDPYDVYAHNNLGLLLARVGRVDDAEREFLSALAIDPNDLYAHNNLGKIHERRGDLSQAIQAFERALGIDANDVYARNNLGRVLVRLERYDEATLHFQKVLEQNPNDPVAWHNLGQMHAQRSSWSVAADHYKRAIALNPRDAYARNNLGRAYLALGHLLEADTEFRASLQLNPRDTFAHNNLGLCLVRQGRVDEAIEQLHEALRIDPRNTLANNNLGFAYISQNRFEDAIAHFEQVLAIDPDDGYALTNLGLACTRLGRNADAVRHYQRALETRPDDLQTLNYLGLAQSALEHHEEAIAIMSEAVALAPDDAYTSNNLGLVHTAASAQAGLGERARAARLKAAAKAFLRVIALDPTDIYAHNNLGIVYARQNRLEEARHEWERALEIRPDYAEAHFNLGLAHYEEGAFEKAADEYRAAVELDG